Proteins encoded together in one uncultured Desulfosarcina sp. window:
- a CDS encoding tetratricopeptide repeat protein, whose product MENTTKVVAHNKKIVPEGLTASPQEVLQLLKRGIEYQKIGEAKSARACYQAVLKSVPDQPDALNLLGTLENEMGNFEKAILLISRAIQCEPTQPSFFSNLGNAFRGVGRIQKAISCYRKSISLSPGFHHAYYNLAVLYRQLGRLEDAETVLRKALDKNPNWSDAWYLLGDILSGNGNIDESITCYEAALSINPNLEKAWFFAGNGYKLKKEYQKAESSYRRALELNPQFVECLNNLGIIYSQSGKPTKAVDCFDQAIRYQPNSAESHYNLGNAFYALGQKEKVISSYLKALDCRTDYFEPAVGMGRLYQENGDVKQALQWYQKAFRLKSESWEVIEQIGNVKRTSGDIAGALECYDRALEINPDAFSVYISMGNAFRNSKRMERAASAFQKALEIKPDSLIALNNMAIALTDIGKSEEAISLYEKMLEIRDAFSTRVKKAMTLPVIYPSTNAMVKCRQTFVSEIERLLKTGTHIENPYREIGISNFILALHGFDERPIREMIASFYLSICPQLTWTSPKLQKRRRNEKIKLGMVSRFLHDHTIGRLYSGIIEKLDKNRFDIFIFRFQHRADAISRRIDRCAKKVAVLPPDIFKARERIADAELDILFYPEIGMDPLTYFIGFSRLAPVQCKRGFQITMGIPAIDYFISSDAAEPPGAQQYYSEQLVRLKGTGYYYHRPGPPTEEPDRESFGLPENRTLYICTQSLFKLHPDFDPILAAVLEKDPQAVLILLEGMHSHWKELLVERFKENVPEIIDRIQFVPSQPRERFMSLHRLADAVIDTIHFSGGNTSLECFAWGIPVVTWPSGLLPGRLTYGFYKKMGLMDCVAWDQDSYVDIAYRLAHDLDWRSEVSRKIMERSVVLFENIEDIKELEHFFQKAVNEAYSGKNE is encoded by the coding sequence GTGGAGAATACAACCAAAGTGGTGGCTCATAATAAAAAGATTGTCCCCGAAGGTTTAACCGCATCACCACAAGAAGTGCTCCAACTATTGAAGAGGGGGATAGAATATCAAAAAATCGGTGAGGCAAAAAGCGCCAGGGCCTGCTACCAAGCCGTTCTAAAAAGCGTCCCCGATCAACCGGATGCTTTGAATTTGTTGGGGACCTTGGAAAACGAGATGGGTAATTTCGAGAAAGCAATTTTGCTGATCTCGCGTGCGATTCAATGTGAACCGACGCAGCCATCATTTTTTTCCAACCTGGGAAATGCTTTTCGGGGGGTTGGTCGCATCCAGAAAGCGATTTCTTGCTATCGGAAAAGCATTTCCCTTTCACCGGGCTTTCATCATGCGTACTATAATCTTGCCGTACTCTATCGACAACTCGGGCGGTTGGAGGATGCTGAAACCGTTTTAAGAAAAGCACTGGATAAAAATCCGAACTGGAGCGACGCATGGTATCTTTTGGGTGACATCCTAAGTGGAAATGGAAATATTGATGAATCCATTACCTGCTATGAAGCGGCGCTTTCCATCAACCCGAACCTTGAAAAGGCATGGTTTTTTGCCGGTAACGGCTACAAACTGAAAAAGGAATATCAAAAAGCCGAGTCCAGCTATCGGCGCGCCCTGGAACTCAATCCGCAGTTTGTCGAATGCTTGAATAATTTAGGGATTATTTACTCTCAAAGCGGAAAACCAACCAAAGCTGTGGATTGCTTTGATCAAGCTATACGCTACCAACCAAATTCTGCAGAATCCCATTACAACCTTGGCAATGCATTCTACGCATTGGGACAAAAGGAAAAGGTGATTTCGAGCTACCTGAAAGCGCTTGACTGTAGGACGGATTATTTCGAACCGGCGGTAGGCATGGGGCGATTGTACCAAGAAAATGGAGACGTTAAACAAGCGCTTCAATGGTATCAAAAAGCCTTTAGATTAAAGTCCGAAAGTTGGGAAGTGATAGAACAGATAGGCAATGTCAAAAGGACTTCAGGAGATATTGCCGGTGCCCTTGAATGCTATGATCGAGCCTTGGAAATAAACCCCGATGCTTTTTCCGTTTACATCAGCATGGGGAACGCATTCAGGAACTCGAAACGAATGGAGCGCGCCGCATCAGCCTTTCAAAAGGCGCTTGAGATCAAACCGGATTCCCTTATTGCCCTAAACAATATGGCCATCGCCCTAACCGATATCGGTAAATCAGAAGAAGCGATATCGTTATATGAGAAGATGCTGGAAATCCGTGATGCGTTCTCGACCCGCGTTAAAAAAGCAATGACGCTGCCGGTAATCTACCCATCTACAAACGCAATGGTGAAATGCAGGCAGACCTTCGTTTCCGAAATTGAACGGCTATTGAAGACGGGCACGCATATCGAAAATCCCTACCGTGAAATTGGGATATCAAACTTTATCCTTGCTCTGCATGGTTTTGATGAAAGGCCGATCAGGGAAATGATCGCAAGCTTTTATCTGTCCATATGTCCTCAGTTGACTTGGACCTCGCCAAAACTTCAAAAGCGAAGAAGAAATGAAAAGATAAAACTGGGAATGGTAAGTCGCTTTCTTCACGATCATACCATTGGAAGACTCTATTCAGGAATCATTGAAAAACTGGATAAAAACCGGTTCGACATTTTCATCTTTCGGTTCCAACATCGGGCCGATGCCATATCGAGAAGGATTGATCGATGTGCAAAGAAGGTGGCGGTTTTGCCTCCGGATATTTTCAAGGCCCGCGAACGAATCGCCGACGCTGAATTGGACATCCTGTTTTATCCTGAGATCGGAATGGACCCGCTGACTTATTTTATCGGTTTTTCAAGGTTGGCACCGGTTCAGTGCAAACGTGGATTTCAAATTACCATGGGCATCCCGGCTATCGACTATTTCATTTCATCGGACGCGGCTGAACCTCCGGGAGCACAGCAGTATTATTCCGAGCAATTGGTCCGGCTAAAAGGTACAGGCTATTATTATCATCGACCTGGACCACCGACTGAGGAACCCGATAGAGAGTCGTTCGGTCTCCCTGAGAATCGAACCTTGTACATTTGCACCCAAAGTCTATTTAAATTGCACCCCGATTTCGATCCGATCCTGGCCGCGGTTCTGGAAAAGGACCCCCAAGCGGTCTTGATTTTATTGGAGGGCATGCACTCCCACTGGAAGGAATTGCTTGTCGAGCGGTTTAAAGAGAACGTTCCGGAAATTATCGATCGCATCCAATTCGTTCCGAGTCAGCCCAGAGAAAGGTTCATGAGCCTGCATCGTTTAGCCGATGCTGTAATCGACACGATTCATTTTAGCGGTGGGAACACAAGCCTTGAATGTTTTGCCTGGGGAATTCCCGTTGTAACCTGGCCTAGTGGCTTGCTTCCCGGACGATTGACATATGGCTTTTACAAGAAGATGGGGTTGATGGATTGTGTGGCATGGGATCAGGATTCCTATGTCGACATTGCATATCGTTTGGCCCATGATCTGGATTGGCGAAGTGAAGTCAGCCGTAAGATAATGGAAAGATCCGTAGTTTTATTCGAAAATATCGAAGACATAAAAGAACTGGAGCATTTTTTTCAAAAAGCTGTGAATGAGGCCTACAGTGGAAAAAACGAATGA
- a CDS encoding radical SAM protein → MLTTLKDKFHRESKGDVLIVDPPWDVFDETKNGARASSRWPHEYPPNRIQSCMPFFMAYACAFLIEKGVDAHMTLFSPPRVPYIAFLDEIAKRRYHTVFVETAAATAKSDLRFCQDLKEKLDCKIALVGGHASASAEACLDHEAVDAVIKGEYEQNAFDFVHSGKSGIYDYQIIPDINTLPFPKRRDILFGEVQSNNGTFRAKNKQQFQMLGSRGCPFKCSFCMYPPVMYNNTPYRPRNADNIAAELDHLIRITGGNRFHIWFDDDTFNIGHKRMIEIADAFRKRHIQYAAMCRADTIRDFSVLKHMAECGFMGCAVGVESGCQELVDSCNKDLKLDDVIRFRDWCKKLNIAIHMTFTMGLKGETQETIKRTRDFIKKVNPDSFQMSGCSPVKGTAYHDYLTAKGVIHEDTKLDGSTILNLEEHHATVQ, encoded by the coding sequence ATGTTGACCACACTAAAAGATAAGTTCCACAGGGAATCGAAGGGCGACGTGTTGATTGTTGATCCTCCTTGGGATGTTTTCGATGAAACGAAAAACGGGGCGCGGGCATCCTCCCGCTGGCCTCATGAGTATCCACCCAATCGCATACAGTCCTGCATGCCTTTTTTCATGGCGTATGCCTGTGCCTTCCTGATAGAAAAAGGGGTTGATGCCCATATGACGCTGTTTTCACCACCACGCGTCCCCTACATTGCGTTTTTAGATGAGATTGCCAAACGAAGATATCATACTGTTTTTGTAGAAACTGCTGCGGCGACCGCAAAAAGCGATCTTCGTTTTTGCCAGGATTTAAAGGAAAAACTGGATTGTAAAATAGCGTTGGTGGGTGGTCATGCATCGGCGAGTGCCGAAGCATGCCTTGATCATGAAGCCGTAGATGCAGTCATTAAAGGGGAATATGAACAAAATGCTTTCGACTTTGTTCACAGCGGGAAATCCGGCATCTATGACTATCAAATCATTCCCGACATAAACACCCTTCCTTTTCCGAAACGCAGGGATATCCTTTTCGGAGAAGTGCAATCCAATAACGGCACTTTCAGAGCAAAAAACAAACAACAGTTTCAGATGTTGGGTAGCCGGGGGTGCCCGTTTAAATGCTCCTTTTGCATGTATCCCCCGGTTATGTATAACAACACCCCATATCGGCCACGCAACGCGGATAATATCGCTGCCGAATTGGATCATCTGATCCGTATCACCGGTGGAAATCGATTCCACATCTGGTTCGACGACGATACTTTCAATATTGGACACAAGCGGATGATAGAAATCGCGGACGCTTTTAGAAAGCGCCATATCCAATATGCTGCCATGTGCAGAGCCGACACCATCCGGGATTTCTCAGTTCTCAAACATATGGCCGAGTGTGGTTTCATGGGATGTGCCGTCGGTGTGGAATCGGGCTGCCAGGAATTGGTGGATAGCTGTAATAAAGACCTAAAGCTAGATGATGTCATTCGTTTTCGCGATTGGTGTAAAAAATTGAATATTGCCATTCACATGACCTTTACGATGGGACTAAAAGGCGAAACACAAGAGACCATAAAAAGAACCAGAGACTTTATCAAAAAGGTCAATCCGGACTCTTTTCAAATGTCAGGTTGTTCGCCAGTAAAAGGAACGGCCTACCATGACTACCTTACGGCCAAAGGGGTGATCCATGAGGACACCAAACTGGATGGGTCCACGATTTTAAATCTTGAGGAGCATCATGCAACAGTTCAATAA
- a CDS encoding tetratricopeptide repeat protein has translation MSKQPLTKNYLRTAVEYQRGGDFDEARKWLHKALEISPNHPDVLRRLGLLEVDAGKPDDAIRIIQKVIAIEGGRAEYYEILGRAFFIKNALVKAIACYERAIRKAPGVASAYLNLFKGLTTEGMFQQAEKVLKDLLSIMPDSIQAYQLMAEMYGNRMQLEKAQAILEKALRIEPENADCHFNLAVVCQRRKNHKKALVEYKKVLEIEPGLADAHINIGLIYKSLQQYRKAIHHFQSAYEKAPGKWEICNNLGNVYLELGEVENALRYYGKALQIDPENKRVLLNTGSVYLNLAEYKTAIDYYEKALNIDQNDASIHYHMGLAYQNVKEPEKAVASFEKAIRSNPGNIKAKCFLYHQLQHICQWEKLDLLGKEIDTATKAALLNNQPPAEVPFLNLMRKADPRVNLSVARAHSKKISLKVAVYRPGFLFNKKRKKKITIGYLSNRFRNTASAHLTLGLYGNHDRKDFNINCYSYGIDDGSMYRKRIVAECDKFVDIKDVGHLEAAKKIFEDRVDILVDMKGFTRSNRLEICALRPAPIQVNYLGFTGTTGADFMDYIITDKVVTPKVEASCYSERFIYMPNSYMIQDGCKKISETKLSRADFGLPENDFVFCNFNLPYKIDPAIFNRWMEILRNVPNSVLWLLDGNKVYKKSIVTEAEKRGVREERLRFTQPLPIANHLNRHQLADLVLDTATVNGHTTTSDALWAGVGVLTIKGNHFMSRVSASLLSAIGLPELITASGDDYVSLAIRIANNKEEFNAIREKLLRNRLKKPLFDTNRFVRDLEQGYRMVWEQYLSGGKPIHITIPSEK, from the coding sequence ATGTCAAAGCAGCCATTGACAAAGAATTATCTTCGGACAGCCGTTGAATATCAGCGTGGCGGTGATTTCGATGAAGCCAGAAAATGGCTTCACAAAGCGCTTGAAATTTCGCCGAATCATCCAGACGTCCTCCGTCGTCTGGGACTTCTTGAAGTGGATGCCGGCAAACCGGATGATGCCATAAGAATAATCCAGAAGGTCATTGCCATCGAGGGAGGCCGAGCCGAATATTATGAAATTCTCGGTCGTGCGTTCTTTATTAAAAACGCCTTGGTCAAAGCCATTGCATGCTACGAGCGCGCAATTCGCAAGGCACCAGGCGTTGCCTCTGCATATCTCAACCTGTTTAAGGGGTTGACAACCGAAGGGATGTTCCAACAAGCGGAGAAGGTCTTAAAAGATCTGCTGTCGATCATGCCGGATAGCATCCAGGCGTATCAATTGATGGCGGAAATGTATGGCAACCGGATGCAATTGGAAAAAGCACAGGCAATTCTGGAAAAAGCGCTCCGAATTGAACCCGAAAACGCCGATTGTCATTTTAACCTGGCCGTGGTCTGTCAACGTCGTAAGAATCACAAGAAGGCTTTGGTCGAATACAAGAAGGTCCTTGAGATCGAGCCCGGGTTGGCGGATGCACACATTAATATAGGACTGATCTACAAGTCCCTTCAGCAATACAGAAAAGCCATTCACCATTTTCAAAGCGCATATGAAAAGGCCCCCGGTAAATGGGAAATCTGCAATAATTTAGGCAACGTTTACCTCGAGTTGGGCGAAGTTGAGAACGCACTTCGATATTACGGAAAGGCGCTGCAAATAGACCCCGAAAACAAGCGTGTGCTGTTGAATACGGGCAGCGTATACTTGAACCTGGCCGAATATAAGACGGCCATTGACTATTACGAAAAAGCACTGAATATCGATCAAAACGATGCTTCCATTCATTATCATATGGGGCTTGCCTATCAGAATGTCAAAGAGCCAGAAAAGGCAGTGGCAAGCTTTGAAAAAGCGATTCGAAGCAACCCCGGAAACATAAAAGCCAAGTGTTTTTTATACCACCAATTGCAGCATATCTGCCAGTGGGAAAAATTGGACCTTTTGGGCAAGGAAATTGACACCGCCACCAAGGCAGCGCTTTTAAATAATCAACCCCCGGCCGAAGTGCCATTTTTAAACCTGATGAGAAAAGCGGATCCCCGGGTCAACCTTTCTGTCGCTCGGGCTCACAGCAAGAAAATTTCACTGAAAGTGGCAGTCTACAGGCCCGGCTTTCTTTTTAATAAGAAAAGAAAAAAGAAAATAACCATCGGATATCTGTCGAACCGATTTCGAAACACAGCATCGGCTCATTTAACGCTCGGCCTTTATGGAAACCATGACCGCAAAGATTTCAATATCAATTGTTATTCCTACGGAATTGACGATGGCAGTATGTATCGAAAACGCATCGTTGCAGAGTGCGATAAATTTGTTGATATTAAAGACGTTGGGCACCTTGAAGCCGCAAAAAAGATCTTTGAAGACCGGGTCGATATCCTGGTTGATATGAAGGGTTTTACACGCAGTAATCGGTTGGAAATATGTGCTCTTCGTCCGGCTCCTATTCAGGTCAACTATCTGGGTTTTACCGGGACCACCGGTGCCGATTTTATGGACTACATCATTACCGACAAAGTGGTTACGCCGAAAGTGGAAGCCTCCTGCTACTCAGAGCGATTTATTTACATGCCAAACAGTTACATGATTCAAGATGGCTGTAAAAAAATTTCGGAAACAAAACTGTCCAGGGCTGATTTCGGACTGCCAGAAAATGATTTTGTTTTTTGCAATTTCAATTTACCTTATAAAATTGATCCAGCGATATTTAACAGGTGGATGGAAATTCTTCGCAATGTTCCGAATAGTGTCTTGTGGCTGCTGGATGGAAATAAGGTATACAAGAAGAGTATTGTCACAGAAGCCGAGAAAAGAGGTGTCCGGGAAGAACGGTTGAGATTTACGCAGCCACTCCCCATTGCCAACCATCTGAATAGACACCAATTGGCCGATCTTGTACTGGACACGGCCACGGTCAATGGACACACGACAACCAGCGATGCCTTGTGGGCTGGTGTTGGTGTCCTGACCATAAAGGGCAACCATTTCATGTCCCGGGTTTCCGCAAGCCTGCTTAGCGCCATCGGATTACCTGAATTGATCACTGCCAGCGGAGACGATTACGTTTCTTTAGCCATACGCATCGCAAACAATAAGGAAGAATTCAATGCCATCCGTGAAAAGCTCCTACGAAATCGTCTGAAAAAACCGCTTTTCGATACAAACCGCTTTGTTAGGGATTTGGAACAAGGGTATCGAATGGTTTGGGAACAATACCTGTCCGGCGGAAAACCGATCCATATCACCATCCCGAGTGAAAAGTAA
- a CDS encoding nucleotide sugar dehydrogenase: MQQFNNDVTIIGAGRVGLPLALTFLLKGLKVNAVDTDEHIIQCVKAREMPFNEPGCQAILAEHAICIDRDYSKIEDSAYVIVTVGTPLRKHVEIELSHITEVVNQLAPHIKKGQTIILRSTVAPQTTEFVRRYLEEKTGFKVGNAIYLAYCPERISEGNALAELETLPQIIGSRDQESGQMAKKLFGHLVKEIFLTDYVSAELAKLFSNISRYIYFAVSNHFMILADEFNANIYEIIRMMNHNYPRQIIANPGLTAGTCLRKDFGMINEHIPYLDLLLSSWKVNEFMPNFIVSHILKRTEIHGKVVAVLGYTFKRDSDDIRDSLTPKLVRYIRRQVPKSIRIFEPNLSQGTQFEDDLTNTSLETTLDGANIVILAMNHTYFETHRQHILGLCRSDTWFADVWNISRLNKIFFQTMEVAV; the protein is encoded by the coding sequence ATGCAACAGTTCAATAACGATGTAACGATAATCGGCGCTGGACGTGTGGGGTTGCCTCTGGCCTTGACGTTCCTGTTAAAAGGGCTGAAAGTGAACGCCGTCGATACCGACGAACACATTATCCAATGCGTAAAAGCAAGGGAAATGCCTTTTAATGAACCAGGGTGCCAGGCCATTTTGGCCGAGCATGCAATCTGTATCGATCGCGATTATTCAAAAATTGAGGACTCTGCTTATGTTATTGTGACAGTGGGTACTCCTTTGCGAAAGCATGTCGAGATTGAACTGTCTCACATTACTGAGGTCGTTAATCAACTGGCACCTCATATTAAAAAAGGCCAGACTATCATCCTGCGAAGCACGGTTGCGCCCCAAACCACCGAATTTGTACGCAGGTACCTTGAGGAAAAAACCGGTTTTAAGGTCGGCAACGCCATCTATCTGGCCTACTGCCCCGAAAGGATTTCGGAGGGTAATGCCTTGGCCGAATTGGAAACCTTGCCCCAGATAATCGGTAGTCGGGACCAGGAAAGCGGGCAAATGGCTAAAAAACTGTTCGGTCATCTTGTCAAAGAAATTTTCCTTACCGACTATGTATCCGCCGAATTGGCCAAATTGTTCAGCAACATCAGTCGTTATATCTATTTCGCCGTTTCGAATCACTTCATGATTTTGGCCGATGAATTCAATGCCAACATCTACGAAATTATCCGGATGATGAACCACAATTACCCTCGACAAATCATAGCAAATCCCGGGCTGACTGCCGGCACCTGTCTGCGTAAGGATTTTGGCATGATAAACGAGCACATACCCTATCTCGATCTTTTGCTCAGTTCTTGGAAAGTTAATGAATTCATGCCAAATTTCATTGTCAGCCACATCCTGAAACGAACCGAAATCCATGGTAAGGTTGTGGCCGTATTGGGGTATACCTTCAAGCGGGACTCAGACGATATTCGGGATTCACTGACACCAAAGCTCGTTCGATATATTCGCCGGCAGGTGCCAAAATCAATTCGTATTTTTGAACCGAACCTCTCTCAGGGAACCCAATTCGAAGATGATTTGACCAACACCTCCCTTGAAACAACACTTGATGGTGCCAATATCGTAATTCTGGCCATGAATCACACATACTTCGAAACCCATCGCCAACATATCCTCGGTCTGTGCCGGTCGGACACCTGGTTCGCCGATGTATGGAACATCAGCAGACTGAATAAGATTTTTTTTCAAACAATGGAGGTTGCAGTATGA
- a CDS encoding tetratricopeptide repeat protein: MFGKVLNLLKSGDKESAILECREIVRSGMDNPDVLKLCADIAVQCGAYGNAVRWLQQAIKTEPDQAISYCCLGIAYVKQNMIQKAKGCFSKALVIDPNCVMAYCEMGMLFFQNGQLVASRDSFCKAVSIDGNDWRALGNLCLVLRDLGDLQEAMRVGRRAVALRPDAFQIWHNLGNVCKDMGFFQEAIKYYQTAVKIRSDNAGTYVGMGISYYCLGKIEEAVHSFKIALSCDPSEGTATCNLFNIAMMNCDWKKVDYYKKLVDRATIKSLREEKVPAETPFLNLIRSDDPALNCAVARAWSRDIDGKLAELRKSLGFKYKKNRQGRIRIGYISNNFGDHPTAHITRRLYGLHDRERFEIFCYSYGAEDNSCYRKDIKEGCNVFVDIRNISNAEAARRINDDGVDILVDLVGYMKGGRIEIAALRPAPVQVRWLGMAGTTGADFFDYLITDRIVTPENQSHFYSEKYFYLPECYQINDNRPFIEEDEICRSDFGLPEDAFVYSCFNTSYKIDADVFAVWMNILRRCQETVLWMMAHSATMKKNLRMAAKRQAVDPNRLIFAEKIPKNKHLARLSLADLVLDTISVNGAASTSDALWSGVPVLTVQGNHYASRMASSILMAAGLSDLIARNLIEYEEKAVALAQDHIKFGPVKQAMECSLQESPLFHTEQFVCNLEKGYELIWNRHLNGKAPRLIEV, encoded by the coding sequence ATGTTTGGAAAAGTACTAAACCTATTAAAGTCAGGCGATAAAGAATCCGCCATTCTGGAATGCCGTGAAATTGTGCGTTCGGGTATGGACAATCCGGATGTCTTGAAATTGTGTGCGGACATCGCTGTTCAATGTGGTGCGTATGGAAATGCAGTAAGATGGCTCCAGCAAGCCATAAAGACGGAACCCGATCAAGCAATTTCATACTGTTGTTTGGGCATTGCCTATGTAAAGCAAAACATGATCCAAAAAGCCAAAGGATGCTTTTCGAAAGCGCTGGTGATCGATCCAAATTGCGTGATGGCCTATTGCGAAATGGGAATGCTTTTCTTTCAAAATGGGCAATTGGTAGCGAGTCGGGACAGCTTCTGTAAGGCGGTTTCAATAGATGGCAATGATTGGCGGGCTTTGGGAAACTTATGCCTGGTATTGCGTGATTTAGGGGATTTACAAGAAGCTATGCGGGTTGGGAGGCGGGCGGTTGCTTTGAGACCCGATGCCTTCCAGATATGGCATAACCTGGGAAATGTATGCAAAGATATGGGGTTTTTTCAGGAGGCAATCAAATATTATCAAACTGCAGTCAAGATCAGATCGGATAATGCTGGAACTTACGTCGGCATGGGGATTTCCTATTATTGCTTAGGAAAAATTGAAGAAGCTGTTCATTCATTCAAGATAGCTTTGAGCTGTGACCCTTCTGAAGGGACAGCAACTTGCAACTTGTTCAATATCGCTATGATGAATTGCGATTGGAAAAAGGTAGATTACTATAAAAAGTTAGTAGATCGGGCAACAATAAAATCTTTGCGCGAAGAAAAAGTTCCTGCCGAAACGCCATTTCTAAACCTTATACGAAGTGATGATCCGGCACTAAATTGCGCGGTCGCGAGAGCGTGGAGTCGTGATATCGATGGGAAACTGGCTGAATTAAGAAAATCGCTTGGGTTTAAATATAAGAAAAACCGACAAGGCAGGATTCGAATTGGATACATATCCAACAATTTCGGCGACCATCCGACGGCACATATTACCCGAAGGCTTTATGGCCTCCATGATAGGGAACGCTTTGAAATTTTTTGCTACTCTTATGGTGCCGAAGACAACAGCTGCTATCGAAAGGATATAAAAGAAGGATGCAACGTATTTGTAGATATTCGCAATATATCCAATGCCGAAGCTGCCAGGCGTATCAACGATGATGGCGTTGACATCCTCGTTGATCTGGTCGGTTATATGAAAGGTGGTAGAATCGAAATCGCCGCTTTGCGCCCTGCTCCGGTACAAGTCCGTTGGTTGGGAATGGCGGGCACGACCGGTGCGGACTTTTTCGATTACCTGATTACGGATAGAATAGTAACTCCTGAAAACCAGTCACATTTTTATTCCGAAAAATATTTTTATCTTCCCGAATGCTACCAGATCAACGATAATCGACCGTTTATAGAAGAAGATGAGATTTGCAGGTCGGATTTCGGACTTCCAGAAGACGCTTTCGTTTATAGTTGCTTCAATACGAGCTATAAAATCGATGCTGACGTTTTTGCAGTTTGGATGAACATTCTAAGACGTTGTCAAGAAACCGTTTTGTGGATGATGGCCCATTCTGCTACCATGAAAAAGAATTTGAGAATGGCAGCCAAAAGACAGGCTGTTGATCCTAATCGCCTCATCTTCGCCGAAAAGATACCTAAAAACAAGCACCTTGCAAGACTGTCTTTGGCAGATCTTGTCTTGGATACCATAAGCGTGAACGGGGCCGCCTCTACAAGCGATGCATTGTGGTCCGGGGTGCCGGTACTGACAGTCCAAGGAAACCACTACGCTTCCAGAATGGCCTCCAGTATATTGATGGCTGCCGGGCTTTCTGATCTGATAGCACGAAACCTGATCGAATACGAAGAAAAGGCAGTGGCGTTGGCTCAAGACCATATTAAGTTCGGTCCAGTTAAACAGGCTATGGAATGCAGCTTACAGGAATCACCTCTATTCCACACCGAACAATTCGTTTGTAATCTGGAAAAAGGGTATGAGTTGATATGGAACCGCCATCTCAACGGAAAAGCTCCTCGTTTGATAGAGGTTTAA
- a CDS encoding glycosyltransferase produces the protein MGDQTSNSMPSLKSNDSENAPTVAVMEFLYHWDFFLAMVAVLEQKHKVCLIMNEAYRRHLYKYYNFDVTQYDNLVVKSISWPQIERFIDAKSIQKIFMPTIQGFEFTYRMSMFDPPVPFYFTIHNFDLWTGRRSFVTGKVPPLIGEMNNVYTQCCKEVIRKSSGIITIDESVQEFSEPLFDGKKVRCMPWKVNRNLKTIPMEKDRKAECIVFTVPASIDEQRRNYGVVLETFHQIAPRFANIKLILLGRPVGEYGKKIIEHARSINVQVGRSMIETFTDFINADVYGKYLAATDYFILPLANPQVIGRYKASAAMYDAMLSGKPVLVPEQMFFGQSFKQAYGDGFIVYEDLLETISDLLTAPKDSLAHIEAAAVDNANRFTIDRQAEIVEQQFFERESC, from the coding sequence ATGGGCGATCAGACTTCGAATTCAATGCCTTCTTTAAAGAGTAATGACTCTGAAAATGCACCTACGGTCGCTGTCATGGAATTTCTTTATCACTGGGATTTTTTCCTCGCAATGGTAGCCGTTCTGGAGCAAAAACACAAGGTATGTCTGATCATGAACGAGGCGTATCGGCGGCACTTGTATAAATACTACAACTTTGACGTCACCCAATACGACAACTTGGTGGTAAAATCGATTTCATGGCCTCAAATTGAGCGATTTATCGACGCCAAATCAATACAAAAAATTTTCATGCCAACGATCCAAGGGTTTGAGTTCACATACCGGATGTCGATGTTCGACCCGCCGGTTCCTTTCTATTTCACCATTCATAATTTCGATTTGTGGACCGGCAGGCGTAGTTTCGTCACCGGTAAGGTGCCTCCATTGATAGGTGAAATGAATAATGTCTATACCCAGTGCTGCAAGGAGGTAATACGAAAAAGTTCCGGGATCATCACTATCGATGAAAGCGTTCAGGAATTCTCCGAACCTCTTTTCGATGGGAAAAAAGTACGATGCATGCCTTGGAAGGTTAATCGAAACCTAAAAACGATCCCGATGGAAAAGGATCGTAAGGCAGAATGCATTGTCTTCACGGTGCCCGCGAGTATTGATGAACAACGCCGTAACTACGGTGTTGTATTGGAAACCTTTCACCAAATTGCACCTCGCTTTGCCAATATCAAACTGATCCTATTAGGCCGTCCAGTCGGTGAATATGGCAAAAAGATAATTGAACACGCCCGGAGTATCAATGTGCAGGTAGGCCGATCAATGATCGAAACTTTTACGGATTTTATCAACGCCGACGTGTATGGAAAGTATTTAGCAGCAACCGACTATTTCATTTTGCCGCTTGCCAATCCTCAAGTCATCGGCAGATACAAGGCCAGCGCAGCCATGTACGATGCCATGCTATCGGGTAAACCGGTCCTGGTTCCCGAACAGATGTTTTTCGGTCAATCATTCAAGCAGGCCTATGGCGATGGGTTCATTGTGTATGAAGACCTCCTGGAGACAATTTCCGATCTGTTAACTGCACCAAAAGATAGCCTTGCCCATATTGAAGCTGCTGCCGTTGATAATGCGAACCGGTTTACGATTGACCGCCAGGCGGAAATTGTCGAACAACAATTTTTTGAGAGGGAATCATGTTGA